In Nitrospinota bacterium, a single genomic region encodes these proteins:
- a CDS encoding glycosyltransferase, which yields MNVLFLLESRKTPSSRFRGYNYTKYLEKIGVKYRVIAIPKNFIWRLSIFFPILFYDVVFIQKKVFHIWELALIRILASKVIYDIDDAIMFIEKATEEKKERRNINRNKRLFKTLNTADYIIAGNNYLAEFIRKFNTNIKIIPTPVDTKAYHVIKHKLNNRDIVIGWIGTEGNLKYLFLLKHVFKNLKEKYNNIILKIVCDKFIDLDKFSIQKKFWKLEDEVRDLQSFDIGIMPLKDDEWTRGKCGFKILQYMAVGIPSVSSPVGVNSEIVQDGFNGFLAKDDEEWIEKLSFLIENRDLRIKMGKRGREYVERNYSLDITFPEFKGVLEDVFLDKYKKDKKPHILHTESSDGWGGQEMRILMEAEEFSKRGYKVLLGCYPNSGLMKNAEKRGIRTVPIAIKNYFDFLSIFKIYRLIKREKIDIVNTHSSKDSWVASFSSRMIGKRKPLLIRTRHLSVPISTHFFNFIYKMPDMIITTCESTRKEIIHTNKVKENQIISIPTGVVLEKFNIQNNSTDGLKESFGIDDKSPIICKIAVLRSWKRHDIFLEAAREIVQEIPKARFLIVGEGPQKKNIEDKIKQLELECNVIMTGYREDIPGILAISDISVLVSDSAEGVPQAVVQSLAMRKPVIGTKVGGVSELIIDGETGIVIEPNNPEILAEKILMLLRNREYAKRLGEAGRKMVEERFSCQMMVEKLEKLYQESLK from the coding sequence ATGAATGTACTTTTTTTACTCGAAAGTAGAAAAACACCGAGCAGCAGATTTAGGGGCTATAACTATACAAAATATTTAGAAAAGATAGGGGTAAAGTATAGAGTCATTGCTATACCAAAAAACTTTATTTGGCGACTCTCTATATTTTTTCCTATACTTTTTTATGATGTAGTTTTCATTCAAAAGAAGGTATTTCATATCTGGGAGCTGGCACTCATTAGAATATTAGCATCAAAGGTTATCTATGATATTGATGATGCTATCATGTTTATTGAAAAGGCTACAGAAGAAAAGAAGGAAAGAAGAAATATTAATAGGAATAAAAGACTATTTAAAACCTTAAATACTGCAGATTATATCATAGCGGGAAACAATTATCTGGCAGAATTTATACGGAAATTTAACACTAATATCAAAATTATTCCGACTCCTGTTGATACAAAAGCTTATCATGTAATTAAGCATAAACTTAATAATAGAGATATAGTAATAGGATGGATTGGCACAGAAGGGAATTTAAAATATTTATTTTTATTGAAACACGTTTTTAAAAATCTTAAAGAAAAATATAATAACATAATTTTAAAAATTGTATGTGATAAGTTTATTGATTTGGATAAGTTTTCTATTCAAAAGAAGTTTTGGAAATTAGAGGATGAGGTAAGAGATCTTCAAAGCTTTGATATTGGTATCATGCCTTTAAAAGATGATGAGTGGACAAGGGGAAAATGTGGGTTTAAGATACTTCAGTACATGGCAGTTGGTATACCCTCCGTTTCATCTCCTGTAGGTGTCAATTCTGAGATTGTTCAGGATGGTTTTAATGGATTTTTAGCGAAGGATGATGAGGAGTGGATTGAGAAACTCTCTTTCTTGATTGAAAACAGAGATTTGAGGATAAAGATGGGTAAAAGGGGAAGGGAGTATGTTGAACGTAACTATTCGTTGGATATCACATTCCCTGAATTTAAAGGGGTCTTAGAGGATGTCTTTTTAGATAAATATAAAAAAGATAAAAAACCTCATATTCTACATACAGAAAGCTCTGATGGTTGGGGTGGACAGGAAATGAGAATACTTATGGAGGCTGAAGAGTTTTCTAAGAGAGGATATAAGGTATTATTGGGCTGTTATCCCAACAGCGGTCTTATGAAAAATGCAGAAAAAAGAGGCATCAGAACTGTTCCTATCGCTATTAAGAACTACTTTGATTTCTTATCTATTTTTAAGATTTATCGATTGATTAAAAGAGAAAAGATAGATATTGTCAATACCCATAGCTCCAAAGATAGTTGGGTAGCTTCTTTTTCCTCAAGGATGATAGGAAAAAGAAAACCCTTGCTTATTAGAACAAGACATCTTTCTGTTCCTATTTCAACACATTTTTTTAATTTTATTTATAAGATGCCTGATATGATTATCACAACCTGTGAATCAACTAGAAAAGAAATTATTCATACAAACAAGGTTAAAGAAAATCAGATTATTTCCATTCCAACAGGAGTTGTGTTAGAAAAATTTAATATACAAAATAATAGCACTGATGGGTTAAAAGAAAGCTTTGGAATTGATGATAAATCTCCAATTATCTGTAAAATAGCTGTTTTAAGAAGCTGGAAAAGACATGATATATTTTTAGAGGCTGCTCGAGAGATTGTTCAGGAAATACCAAAAGCAAGGTTTTTAATTGTTGGAGAAGGCCCACAGAAAAAAAATATAGAGGATAAAATCAAACAACTAGAGCTTGAGTGTAATGTAATTATGACTGGATATAGAGAAGATATTCCAGGGATTCTTGCCATATCAGACATATCCGTATTAGTCTCTGATTCTGCAGAAGGGGTTCCGCAGGCAGTGGTTCAATCTCTCGCTATGAGAAAACCAGTAATAGGCACAAAGGTTGGAGGAGTTTCAGAACTTATTATAGATGGAGAGACAGGAATAGTGATAGAACCTAATAATCCAGAAATCCTGGCAGAGAAAATCCTTATGTTATTAAGAAATAGGGAGTACGCAAAAAGATTAGGAGAAGCAGGGAGAAAAATGGTAGAGGAGAGGTTTAGCTGTCAGATGATGGTAGAGAAGTTAGAAAAACTATACCAGGAATCTTTAAAATAA
- a CDS encoding glycosyltransferase family 2 protein has product MKGLTVTVITYNEEENIRASLESVKWADEIVIIDSYSNDNTVKICKEYTEKIFFNEWLGFGLQKNLCIDKASCDWILNLDADERITSELREEIADTLSQENSVDGYYIPRKNFFDKKWIRYGGWYPDYNLRLFKKNKGRFKERQVHEKIDLNGKAGYLKNPLEHHTYKNITDFLKRMNKYSTLSAEELYKNKKKVSYLDIMFRPPFTFLKMYILKRGFLDGYLGFLLALLYSFYTFAKYIKLKELYENA; this is encoded by the coding sequence ATGAAAGGACTTACAGTTACTGTCATAACATATAATGAAGAAGAAAATATACGAGCCTCTCTTGAGAGTGTCAAATGGGCTGATGAGATTGTTATCATTGATTCTTACAGCAATGACAATACTGTAAAAATATGCAAGGAGTATACTGAAAAGATATTTTTTAATGAATGGCTTGGATTTGGATTGCAGAAGAACCTCTGCATTGACAAGGCAAGTTGCGATTGGATTTTGAATCTAGATGCGGATGAGAGGATCACTTCTGAGCTGAGAGAAGAAATAGCAGATACCCTCTCTCAGGAAAACTCGGTTGATGGGTATTATATACCAAGAAAAAATTTTTTTGATAAGAAATGGATTAGATATGGTGGATGGTATCCTGATTATAATCTGAGACTCTTTAAAAAGAATAAGGGGAGGTTCAAAGAGAGACAAGTTCATGAAAAAATTGATTTAAACGGAAAAGCAGGTTATTTGAAAAACCCTTTAGAGCATCATACCTATAAAAATATAACTGATTTTTTAAAAAGGATGAATAAATATTCTACCTTATCAGCTGAAGAATTGTATAAGAACAAAAAAAAAGTCAGTTATCTTGATATAATGTTTCGTCCTCCTTTTACTTTCCTCAAAATGTATATCTTAAAAAGAGGATTTCTCGATGGATATCTGGGTTTTCTTCTTGCTCTTTTATACTCATTTTATACCTTTGCGAAATACATTAAGTTAAAAGAGCTCTATGAAAATGCATAG
- the rfaQ gene encoding putative lipopolysaccharide heptosyltransferase III, protein MHSKISKESLNKILLIKQRNIGDVLLLVPTIMALRESFPNTYIAVLVNSGTEEMLTFNPAIDEIIVFDRKWKGMPFLKRWIKEISFVRNIHKKKFDMVINLTEGDRGAIFSLLSGAKYRLGFNPSGKGFLGKKHIFTHLEEVPDKKFHVVDYNLALLKVLEIKPSNKDISIYFSEEDAKYIEEIFYKNSIQKEDILVHIHPTSRWLFKCWSDRKMAEVIDYLRLEKKTKVFLTAAPSKKELEKIENILSYTTSEPINLAGSTTLKQLVALSSKCDLFFGIDSAPMHIAAAVKTPVIALFGPSGEFNWGPWGNGHTVITKEMDCRPCGKDGCNGTKRSLCLETIELDDVLDVINRKLEAINESRFYKKEV, encoded by the coding sequence ATGCATAGTAAAATATCAAAAGAGTCTTTAAATAAAATTTTGCTCATTAAGCAACGAAATATTGGTGATGTCTTGCTTTTGGTGCCTACTATAATGGCTCTTAGAGAGAGTTTTCCAAATACCTATATAGCGGTTCTTGTGAACTCAGGTACTGAGGAGATGCTCACCTTTAATCCGGCTATTGATGAAATTATAGTCTTTGATAGGAAATGGAAAGGTATGCCTTTTTTAAAGAGATGGATAAAAGAGATAAGTTTTGTAAGAAATATCCATAAAAAAAAATTTGATATGGTCATCAACCTTACCGAAGGAGACAGGGGAGCCATTTTCTCCTTATTGAGCGGTGCAAAATACAGATTAGGATTTAATCCTTCAGGGAAAGGTTTTTTGGGAAAGAAGCATATCTTTACCCATTTAGAGGAAGTTCCTGATAAAAAGTTCCATGTGGTCGACTATAATCTAGCACTTCTAAAGGTTTTGGAAATAAAACCCTCAAACAAAGATATATCCATTTACTTTTCTGAAGAAGACGCGAAATATATAGAAGAAATCTTTTATAAAAATAGTATTCAAAAAGAGGATATATTAGTTCATATCCATCCTACCTCCCGTTGGTTATTTAAATGTTGGTCAGACAGAAAGATGGCTGAAGTAATAGACTATTTACGACTTGAGAAGAAGACAAAGGTTTTTTTAACCGCTGCTCCTTCTAAAAAGGAATTAGAGAAAATAGAAAATATATTGAGCTATACCACCTCTGAGCCAATTAATTTAGCAGGAAGCACCACATTAAAACAGCTTGTGGCTTTATCCAGTAAATGCGACCTCTTTTTTGGTATTGATTCAGCACCCATGCATATTGCAGCAGCTGTTAAGACCCCTGTTATTGCACTCTTCGGGCCTTCGGGTGAATTTAATTGGGGTCCGTGGGGTAATGGACATACCGTCATCACAAAAGAGATGGACTGTCGTCCTTGTGGAAAGGATGGATGTAATGGGACGAAGAGAAGCCTCTGTCTTGAAACAATAGAACTTGATGATGTATTGGATGTGATAAATAGGAAACTGGAAGCTATTAATGAAAGTCGCTTTTATAAGAAAGAAGTATAG
- a CDS encoding glycosyltransferase family 4 protein — MKVAFIRKKYSDFGGAELYIRRLAERLAESGNEVHLFANSWKIKSEAKGIIFHKIPILKGLSLFSLLSFLLFLKIKLKKNEFDIVHSFEKTLSQDIYRAGDGCHREWLLQRSRYRSFLKNLIIRINPFHICMLYIEKKIFKERNYKFIIANSKMVKENIMKHYNVPEKKIRIIYNSIDTEKFNPDHIERFRKEVREKYGVGYNDILISFIGSGFERKGLGYAIRAVKELRDKKYKLIIVGKGNPKRYKRLADHLSIKKKIVFAGPMLDTYPIYGASDVFLLPTIYDPFSNACLEAIATGIPVLTTRMNGAFETVVQGKNGFVIEDPRNTKEIAEKINLSVQLDREELSRTNRDILERFSKQRDVRETISLYKEVLNEPCH, encoded by the coding sequence ATGAAAGTCGCTTTTATAAGAAAGAAGTATAGTGATTTTGGAGGGGCAGAGCTTTATATTAGAAGGTTGGCGGAGAGATTAGCTGAATCTGGGAATGAGGTTCATCTCTTCGCAAACAGCTGGAAAATCAAATCAGAGGCCAAAGGAATCATATTTCATAAAATTCCCATTCTTAAAGGACTCTCCCTTTTTTCTCTTTTGAGCTTCCTTCTTTTTCTGAAAATAAAATTAAAGAAAAACGAATTTGATATTGTCCACAGCTTTGAAAAGACATTATCCCAAGATATTTATAGGGCAGGAGATGGGTGTCATAGAGAATGGCTTTTACAGAGGTCTCGATACAGAAGCTTCTTGAAAAATCTGATTATTAGGATTAATCCTTTTCATATCTGCATGTTGTATATAGAAAAAAAGATTTTTAAAGAAAGAAATTATAAATTTATCATTGCCAATTCAAAAATGGTCAAAGAGAACATTATGAAACATTACAATGTTCCTGAAAAAAAGATTAGGATCATTTATAATAGTATCGATACAGAGAAATTCAATCCTGATCATATAGAGAGATTCAGAAAAGAAGTGAGAGAAAAATATGGAGTAGGGTATAATGATATCCTCATCTCTTTTATCGGTTCTGGGTTTGAGAGAAAGGGACTAGGATATGCAATAAGAGCTGTAAAAGAATTAAGGGATAAAAAATACAAGCTTATTATCGTGGGCAAAGGTAATCCAAAGAGATACAAAAGATTGGCAGATCATCTCTCGATAAAGAAAAAAATAGTATTTGCAGGTCCCATGCTTGACACCTATCCTATCTATGGTGCCAGTGATGTCTTTCTTCTTCCCACAATTTATGATCCCTTTAGTAATGCCTGTTTGGAAGCCATAGCTACTGGCATACCTGTATTGACAACGAGGATGAACGGTGCCTTTGAAACTGTCGTTCAAGGCAAGAATGGATTTGTAATAGAGGACCCAAGGAATACAAAAGAAATCGCTGAAAAGATAAATCTATCTGTTCAGTTAGACAGAGAAGAATTAAGCAGGACAAACAGAGACATCCTTGAAAGATTTTCAAAGCAAAGAGATGTAAGAGAGACGATTTCCCTCTATAAAGAGGTTTTAAATGAACCCTGTCATTAG
- a CDS encoding glycosyltransferase family 2 protein: MNPVISVVIPNWNGEDVIGDCLESLRKQTFRNFEMIVVDNGSSDSSLDLIKTKYPEVKVISLSENKGFCIAVNTGIKYSQGEFIAILNNDTEVVTNWLEELYMAFENHPEISFCSSKMLYHEQRDKINTVGIKIKRNGDSSSIGTGQPDGPRFEKEGEVFGACAGAAVYRKRLFDDIGLFDESFFAYLDDVDLSYRAQLSGHRCLFVPKAIVYHKKGYSLKRHDSPNELEVLLNSRNSVYCLLKNWPTNLILKNLHWILLRRLELAVRYTIQRIHKGTAIPFIKGKLDAYKNIGNIFKKRKEILSQKKVPDSYIASIMNKEFF; encoded by the coding sequence ATGAACCCTGTCATTAGTGTTGTGATTCCAAACTGGAATGGAGAGGATGTTATCGGAGACTGTTTGGAATCTTTGAGAAAGCAGACCTTCAGAAATTTTGAGATGATTGTTGTAGATAATGGGTCAAGCGATTCCTCATTGGATTTGATCAAAACGAAATATCCTGAGGTAAAAGTAATTTCTCTATCAGAGAATAAAGGGTTCTGTATAGCGGTCAATACTGGAATAAAATATTCTCAGGGGGAATTTATTGCAATATTGAATAATGATACAGAGGTGGTAACAAACTGGCTTGAGGAATTGTATATGGCATTTGAGAATCATCCAGAAATATCCTTTTGTTCTTCAAAGATGCTTTACCATGAACAAAGAGATAAGATCAATACAGTGGGAATTAAGATAAAGAGAAACGGCGATTCATCAAGCATTGGCACTGGTCAACCTGATGGCCCTCGGTTTGAAAAAGAGGGTGAGGTATTCGGAGCATGTGCCGGAGCCGCAGTTTACAGAAAAAGACTTTTTGATGATATCGGTTTGTTTGACGAGTCCTTCTTTGCATATCTGGATGATGTGGACCTGAGTTATCGAGCTCAACTCTCTGGTCACAGATGCCTCTTTGTACCCAAGGCAATTGTGTATCATAAAAAGGGATATTCCCTGAAAAGGCATGATAGTCCAAACGAACTCGAGGTCTTATTAAACAGCAGAAATAGCGTTTACTGTCTGTTGAAGAACTGGCCCACAAACCTTATTCTTAAGAATCTGCATTGGATCTTATTGAGAAGGCTCGAGCTTGCTGTTCGATATACGATACAGAGAATCCATAAAGGCACAGCCATTCCATTTATAAAAGGGAAACTGGATGCGTATAAAAATATTGGTAATATTTTTAAAAAAAGGAAAGAGATCTTATCGCAAAAAAAGGTTCCGGATAGTTATATAGCCAGTATTATGAATAAGGAGTTCTTTTAA
- a CDS encoding class I SAM-dependent methyltransferase, with protein MGRFTDNWIEYWNQDQFWSRNILWKINSELLLHRASQFLTFKKDDSILDIGCGSGHIGELLAPMVESILAVDVAEQFVKLCKQRCMNYSNVSTQLLNDDYTKLHFLKKQFSLILCVSVVQYYNNIKEIETLIRSIQKIALPGAKMLIADLPLKRGVFGFAWDSLCSFLLSIKEGYTFHLLSTAFSRWCWKSVYKSFCKNNKTLEFSIQDIEELIKRMDLKAKIITKSFSIYANRPSILIQL; from the coding sequence TTGGGTAGATTTACAGATAATTGGATCGAGTATTGGAATCAGGATCAGTTTTGGAGCCGAAATATCCTATGGAAAATAAATTCCGAATTACTCTTACATAGAGCTAGTCAATTTCTCACTTTTAAAAAGGATGATTCTATTCTTGACATCGGCTGTGGATCGGGACACATTGGTGAACTTCTTGCTCCTATGGTTGAATCAATATTAGCTGTTGATGTCGCAGAACAGTTTGTAAAATTGTGCAAACAAAGATGCATGAACTATAGCAATGTCTCCACTCAACTTCTAAATGATGATTATACAAAACTGCATTTTTTGAAGAAGCAATTTTCGCTAATACTTTGTGTTAGTGTTGTACAATATTACAATAATATAAAGGAAATAGAGACTCTTATTCGTTCAATACAAAAGATTGCATTGCCTGGGGCGAAAATGTTAATTGCCGACTTGCCTCTCAAAAGAGGGGTGTTCGGATTTGCATGGGATTCTTTATGTTCTTTTCTTTTGAGCATCAAGGAAGGTTATACCTTTCACCTATTGAGTACTGCCTTCAGTCGGTGGTGCTGGAAATCTGTCTATAAATCGTTTTGCAAAAACAATAAAACATTAGAATTTTCTATTCAGGACATTGAAGAATTGATTAAACGTATGGATTTGAAAGCAAAGATTATCACTAAAAGTTTTTCCATCTATGCCAATCGACCCAGTATTCTGATTCAGCTTTGA